A single Elephas maximus indicus isolate mEleMax1 chromosome 2, mEleMax1 primary haplotype, whole genome shotgun sequence DNA region contains:
- the HAPLN1 gene encoding hyaluronan and proteoglycan link protein 1, with product MKSLLLLVLISVCWADDRSNNYTMDHNGVIHIQAENGPRLIVEAEQAKVFSRRGGNVTLPCKFYRDPTAFGSGIHKIRIKWTKLTSDYLKEVDVFVSMGYHKKTYGGYQGRVSLKGDSDNDASLVITDLTLEDYGRYKCEVIEGLEDDTSVVSLELQGVVFPYFPRLGRYNLNFHEAQQACLGQDAVIASFDQLYDAWRAGLDWCNAGWLSDGSVQYPITKPREPCGGQNTVPGVRNYGFWDKDKSRYDVFCFTSNFNGRVYYLIHPTKLTYDEAVQACLNDGAQIAKVGQIFAAWKLLGYDRCDAGWLADGSVRYPISRPRRRCSPTEAAVRFVGFPDKKHKLYGVYCFRAYN from the exons CAGAAAATGGCCCCCGTCTAATTGTggaagcagaacaagccaaggtgTTCTCACGCAGAGGTGGCAATGTTACACTGCCATGTAAATTTTATCGAGACCCTACAGCATTTGGCTCAGGAATCCACAAAATCCGAATTAAGTGGACCAAGCTAACTTCAGATTACCTCAAGGAAGTGGATGTGTTTGTTTCCATGGGATACCATAAGAAAACCTATGGAGGCTATCAGGGTAGAGTATCTTTGAAGGGAGACAGTGACAACGATGCTTCTCTGGTAATCACAGACCTCACCCTGGAGGATTATGGGAGATACAAGTGTGAGGTGATTGAAGGATTAGAAGATGATACTTCTGTGGTATCATTAGAGTTACAAG GTGTGGTGTTCCCTTACTTTCCTCGACTGGGGCGCTACAATCTCAATTTTCATGAGGCGCAGCAGGCTTGTCTGGGCCAGGATGCCGTGATTGCCTCCTTCGACCAGCTGTATGATGCGTGGCGGGCCGGGCTGGACTGGTGCAATGCCGGCTGGCTCAGCGATGGGTCTGTGCAGTATCCCATCACAAAGCCCAGGGAGCCCTGTGGAGGACAGAACACAGTACCCGGCGTCAGGAACTACGGGTTTTGGGATAAAGATAAAAGCAGATATGATGTTTTCTGTTTTACATCCAACTTCAATG GCCGTGTTTACTACCTGATCCACCCCACCAAGCTGACCTATGATGAAGCGGTGCAAGCTTGTCTCAATGATGGTGCTCAGATTGCGAAAGTGGGCCAGATATTCGCTGCCTGGAAACTTCTCGGCTATGACCGCTGCGATGCGGGCTGGTTGGCGGATGGCAGCGTCCGCTACCCCATCTCTAGGCCAAGAAGGCGCTGCAGTCCCACCGAGGCTGCTGTGCGTTTCGTGGGTTTCCCAGATAAAAAGCATAAGCTTTATGGTGTCTATTGCTTCAGAGCATACAACTGA